In Pleuronectes platessa chromosome 5, fPlePla1.1, whole genome shotgun sequence, a single genomic region encodes these proteins:
- the gemin7 gene encoding gem-associated protein 7 produces the protein MDNTIPVPVLRLPRGPDPNSRGFYPNSPRFIALCRPSISTSAASETDPEQLQREQHARSVLREGFLRCLLSMTNKKVQFHMYEKVKVEATFGASDIDVLNFKVSSLHTPIGLQKEALIRCQDVISFSFDA, from the coding sequence ATGGATAACACGATTCCAGTGCCTGTACTCCGTCTGCCCAGAGGACCAGACCCCAACAGCCGCGGATTTTACCCCAATTCCCCCCGTTTCATTGCTCTGTGTCGCCCCTCGATCTCCACCTCAGCTGCATCAGAGACGGACCCcgagcagctgcagagagagcagCACGCACGGTCTGTGCTGCGGGAGGGCTTCCTCCGGTGTCTGCTCTCCATGACCAACAAGAAGGTTCAGTTTCACATGTATgagaaggtgaaggtggaggccACGTTTGGAGCATCGGACATCGACGTGCTGAACTTCAAGGTGTCGAGCTTGCACACGCCCATCGGGTTGCAGAAAGAGGCGCTGATCAGGTGTCAGGATGTGatttcatttagttttgatgCATGA